One window of Corynebacterium doosanense CAU 212 = DSM 45436 genomic DNA carries:
- a CDS encoding NAD(+) diphosphatase: MSSTATILALTRDGRVLVDASGRPTAVSHHYPAHRLVRIDPDTRAIRLDDDEVAREIASGEGIRAAGIRGRLGDRRVAKALALLDNRDRLRFDPRDGSAVTFDDDGRVARGASGRMIFPRTDPAVIGLVSLAGNDEVLIARNVRGNFFSLIAGFVDPGENLEEAFEREVWEETARRVSDIAYWGSQPWPPGGSLMMGFTARTSDRDALAETDGELAETVWVSPATIADYPLAPEGSIARDMLNHWYFGQTGKVLESS; this comes from the coding sequence GTGAGCTCCACCGCCACCATTCTCGCGCTCACCCGGGACGGTCGGGTGCTTGTCGACGCCTCCGGCCGACCCACCGCCGTCTCCCACCACTACCCGGCACACCGCCTGGTGCGCATCGACCCCGACACCCGGGCCATCCGCCTGGATGACGACGAGGTGGCCCGCGAGATTGCCTCCGGCGAGGGGATCCGGGCAGCGGGCATCCGCGGGCGGTTGGGGGATCGTCGAGTAGCCAAGGCGCTGGCGCTTCTGGACAATCGCGACCGGCTGAGGTTCGATCCCCGCGACGGCAGCGCGGTGACCTTCGACGACGACGGGCGCGTCGCCCGGGGTGCCTCCGGGCGGATGATTTTCCCCCGCACCGACCCGGCGGTGATCGGTCTGGTGAGCCTCGCGGGTAACGATGAGGTGCTCATCGCCAGGAACGTCCGTGGAAATTTCTTCTCGCTCATCGCGGGATTCGTCGACCCCGGGGAGAACCTGGAGGAGGCCTTCGAGCGGGAGGTGTGGGAGGAGACCGCCCGTCGGGTCAGCGACATCGCCTACTGGGGAAGCCAGCCCTGGCCGCCGGGCGGGTCATTGATGATGGGATTCACCGCGCGGACCTCGGACAGGGACGCGCTCGCGGAGACGGACGGCGAGCTCGCCGAGACGGTCTGGGTCAGCCCCGCGACCATTGCGGACTACCCGCTGGCCCCGGAGGGTTCGATCGCCCGGGACATGCTGAACCACTGGTATTTTGGGCAGACCGGGAAGGTGTTGGAGAGCTCATGA
- a CDS encoding ATP-dependent DNA helicase UvrD2: MINLEELDPDQRVAATAPRGPVCILAGAGTGKTRTITYRIAHLVDSGFVGQHRVLAVTFTNRAAGEMRDRLTQMGIGAVQARTFHAAALRQLRYFWPQVAGDLPWRLLDNKFPLVGRATRSVGLESSTDNVRDLLGEIEWAKATLITPESYPERVGAFDRTPPFDPAKVAEVYRRYEDSKTTEEGMLLDFDDLLLHVAGALENAPAVAEEFHQQYRSFVVDEYQDVTPLQQRVLEAWLGERDDLTVVGDANQTIYSFTGATPEYLLNFSRTYENATVVKLQRDYRSTPQVTDLANTVIAKASGRMAGTRLELQGMRAPGPEPQFHTYDDEPTEAREVAGQILTLLNDGVPASEIAVLYRINAQSQAFETALADAGIVYQVKGGEGFFYRPEIRQAVTELTKASRRNDLPDDPVAIARAALVPLGFSANEPEGAQARERWQSLNALVELVEEIVRGTPGIDLLGVLASLRQRAESKQPPTMQGVTLASLHAAKGLEWDAVFLVGLVDNTLPISHAIKAGDHQIEEERRLFYVGITRAREHLHLSHALARQEGGRKSRKSSRFLEGIAPASASAVASGRADRPKRCSVCGKPLNTPGEKVLGRHEECPSGADEKVFETLRSWRADVAKEENVPAYIIFSDATLMAVAEALPANENELLGVSGIGPVKVERYGGDLLGVLHQFR, encoded by the coding sequence ATGATCAACCTCGAGGAACTGGACCCGGATCAGCGCGTCGCCGCCACGGCCCCGCGCGGACCGGTGTGCATTCTCGCTGGTGCGGGAACAGGCAAGACCCGCACGATCACCTACCGCATCGCGCACCTGGTGGACTCGGGATTCGTCGGTCAGCACCGTGTGCTGGCCGTGACCTTCACCAACCGTGCCGCGGGGGAGATGCGTGACCGGCTCACGCAGATGGGCATCGGCGCCGTGCAGGCGCGCACCTTCCACGCCGCCGCACTGCGGCAGCTGCGCTACTTCTGGCCGCAGGTTGCCGGCGATCTGCCCTGGCGTCTGCTGGACAACAAGTTTCCGCTGGTGGGCCGGGCAACCCGGTCTGTCGGCCTGGAATCCTCCACGGACAACGTGCGTGACCTGCTCGGCGAGATCGAGTGGGCCAAGGCCACGCTCATCACGCCGGAGAGTTACCCGGAACGGGTCGGGGCCTTCGACCGCACCCCGCCTTTCGATCCCGCGAAGGTCGCGGAGGTCTATCGGCGCTACGAGGACTCCAAGACCACGGAGGAGGGCATGCTGCTCGACTTCGATGACCTCCTGCTGCACGTCGCCGGCGCCCTGGAGAACGCCCCGGCCGTGGCGGAGGAGTTCCATCAGCAGTACCGCTCGTTTGTCGTCGACGAGTACCAGGACGTCACCCCGCTGCAGCAGCGGGTGCTCGAGGCGTGGCTGGGGGAGCGTGACGACCTCACCGTCGTCGGCGACGCGAACCAGACCATCTACTCCTTCACCGGGGCTACCCCGGAGTATCTGCTCAACTTCTCCAGGACGTACGAGAACGCGACCGTCGTCAAGCTCCAGCGGGACTACCGGTCGACGCCGCAGGTCACGGACCTGGCCAACACGGTGATCGCCAAGGCGAGCGGCCGGATGGCTGGCACGCGCCTCGAGCTGCAGGGCATGCGCGCCCCCGGCCCCGAGCCGCAGTTCCACACCTACGACGACGAGCCGACCGAGGCGCGGGAGGTCGCCGGCCAGATTCTCACGTTGCTTAACGACGGCGTCCCTGCCAGCGAAATCGCCGTGCTCTACCGCATCAACGCCCAGTCGCAGGCGTTTGAGACCGCGCTGGCGGACGCCGGCATCGTCTACCAGGTCAAGGGCGGGGAGGGTTTCTTCTACCGCCCGGAGATCCGCCAGGCCGTGACCGAGCTGACCAAGGCCAGCCGGAGAAATGACCTGCCGGATGACCCGGTGGCCATCGCCCGGGCGGCGCTCGTTCCCCTGGGCTTCAGCGCGAACGAGCCCGAGGGTGCGCAGGCCCGCGAGCGCTGGCAGTCGCTGAACGCGCTGGTGGAGCTCGTCGAGGAGATCGTGCGCGGCACGCCGGGGATCGATCTGCTCGGGGTGCTCGCCAGCCTGCGCCAGCGGGCGGAGTCGAAGCAGCCCCCCACCATGCAGGGAGTGACCCTGGCCAGCCTCCACGCGGCCAAGGGCCTGGAGTGGGACGCGGTCTTCCTCGTCGGGCTGGTGGACAACACCCTGCCCATCTCGCATGCGATCAAGGCGGGTGACCATCAGATCGAGGAGGAACGCCGCCTGTTCTACGTGGGCATCACGCGTGCCCGCGAGCACCTGCACCTCTCCCACGCCCTCGCCCGCCAGGAGGGTGGGCGCAAGTCGCGCAAGAGTTCCCGATTCCTCGAGGGCATCGCCCCGGCATCCGCGTCGGCGGTGGCCTCGGGGCGTGCGGACCGGCCGAAGCGCTGCTCGGTGTGCGGTAAACCCCTGAACACCCCGGGCGAAAAGGTGCTGGGCAGGCACGAGGAGTGCCCGTCGGGTGCGGACGAGAAAGTCTTCGAGACCTTGCGGTCCTGGCGGGCCGACGTGGCCAAGGAGGAGAACGTCCCCGCCTACATCATCTTCTCCGACGCCACCCTCATGGCCGTCGCCGAGGCGCTACCGGCGAACGAGAACGAGCTGCTGGGCGTCTCCGGCATTGGACCGGTGAAGGTCGAGCGCTACGGCGGCGACCTGCTGGGAGTGCTGCACCAGTTCCGCTAG
- a CDS encoding M48 family metallopeptidase: protein MDTASVPPGGDGLKNVHVIRSAKRRKTVQARVVGDVVEVRIPARMTRAQEREAVSGIVEKLRRKTTVAPVSDEALAERAEVLNAEVLEGRATVGSIRWVSNQNSRWGSCSTSTGDIRISDRLREVPGYVLDSVLVHEMVHTFIPGHTREFHRWADRAPRAERAAGYLEAYSRWGS from the coding sequence ATGGACACCGCTTCGGTTCCCCCGGGCGGGGACGGCCTGAAAAACGTGCACGTCATCCGTTCCGCGAAACGACGCAAGACCGTGCAGGCCCGGGTGGTGGGCGACGTCGTCGAGGTGCGCATTCCCGCCCGGATGACTCGCGCGCAGGAACGCGAGGCGGTGAGCGGGATCGTCGAGAAGCTGCGGCGCAAGACCACGGTGGCGCCGGTGAGCGACGAGGCACTGGCCGAGCGGGCGGAGGTTCTCAACGCCGAGGTGCTGGAGGGCCGCGCGACGGTGGGGTCGATCCGGTGGGTGAGCAACCAGAACTCGCGGTGGGGTTCGTGCTCCACGTCGACCGGGGACATCCGGATCAGCGACCGGCTGCGCGAGGTCCCGGGTTATGTCCTCGACTCCGTGCTCGTGCACGAGATGGTGCACACGTTCATCCCCGGGCACACCAGAGAATTCCACCGCTGGGCTGACCGAGCCCCGCGCGCCGAACGGGCGGCGGGGTACCTCGAGGCCTACTCGCGGTGGGGGAGCTAG
- a CDS encoding zinc-dependent metalloprotease encodes MSDNGFGFSFSSDDDDENGRDRGGNQNPFGAFGFGSGGAGGANGLGDILNQFGQMLSGMGSSMNSEEAQGKDGGGVNYDLATRIARQQIGSAQPVRQQDQVAVTEAVRLAELWLDDATTLPAVNGKAGAWNAEDWLENTLPKWKRMVSPVAKHMNDAQLDAMPAEAREMMGPMTTMMRQMSSMNFGMQLGHALGDLAKQALTGSDFGLPVAPDGTIAVLPANVQKAAKDLGIADQEVLVYIAAREAARQRLFKHVPWLVERLVSSVEEYAAGLVIDTSHIEEATRELNLESGDPQAIQDALGRLQGMDMSPKIASRNAQAVSRLETLLALVEGWAEFVVDEALGERIPSTARLTEAWRRRRATGGSAENAFSKVVGIKFDAPKVAEAVELWRRSTVAVGAERRDQVWDHPDFLPTAEHLDAPADFIDGLLDEAGDTGFDEEFAKLEEMLRSGETGPSEDDQERGKDDGSQDGTEL; translated from the coding sequence ATGAGCGACAACGGATTCGGATTTTCCTTCTCCAGCGACGATGACGACGAGAACGGTCGTGACCGCGGAGGCAACCAGAACCCGTTCGGGGCCTTCGGCTTCGGATCGGGTGGCGCAGGGGGCGCCAACGGGCTGGGTGACATTCTCAACCAGTTCGGGCAGATGCTCTCCGGCATGGGATCCTCCATGAACTCCGAGGAAGCCCAGGGCAAGGACGGTGGCGGGGTCAACTACGACCTGGCCACCCGCATCGCCCGCCAGCAGATCGGCTCAGCGCAGCCCGTACGCCAGCAGGATCAGGTCGCGGTGACCGAGGCCGTGCGCCTCGCCGAGCTCTGGCTCGATGACGCCACCACGCTGCCCGCGGTCAACGGGAAGGCGGGGGCGTGGAACGCCGAGGACTGGCTGGAGAACACGTTGCCGAAATGGAAGCGCATGGTCTCGCCCGTCGCCAAGCACATGAACGACGCGCAGCTGGACGCCATGCCCGCCGAGGCCCGGGAGATGATGGGCCCGATGACCACGATGATGCGGCAGATGTCCAGCATGAACTTCGGCATGCAGCTGGGCCACGCCCTCGGTGACCTGGCCAAGCAGGCCCTCACCGGCTCCGACTTCGGCCTCCCGGTGGCCCCCGACGGCACCATCGCCGTCCTCCCGGCCAACGTGCAGAAGGCCGCGAAGGATCTGGGTATCGCGGACCAGGAGGTGCTCGTCTACATCGCCGCACGCGAAGCCGCACGTCAGCGACTGTTCAAGCATGTGCCGTGGCTCGTAGAGCGCCTCGTGTCCTCCGTGGAGGAGTACGCGGCCGGCCTGGTAATCGACACCTCCCACATCGAGGAAGCCACCCGCGAGCTCAACCTCGAGTCCGGCGATCCGCAGGCGATCCAGGACGCCCTGGGCCGGCTGCAGGGCATGGACATGTCCCCGAAGATCGCCTCGCGCAACGCCCAGGCCGTCTCCCGGCTGGAGACCCTGCTCGCGCTGGTCGAGGGCTGGGCCGAGTTCGTCGTCGACGAGGCTCTCGGCGAGCGCATCCCCTCTACCGCCCGCCTGACCGAGGCGTGGCGGCGACGTCGTGCCACCGGCGGCAGCGCGGAGAACGCCTTCTCCAAGGTCGTGGGCATCAAGTTCGACGCCCCCAAGGTCGCCGAGGCGGTCGAGCTCTGGCGTCGCTCCACCGTGGCGGTCGGCGCCGAGCGTCGCGACCAGGTCTGGGACCACCCCGACTTCCTGCCCACCGCCGAGCACCTCGATGCGCCCGCCGACTTCATCGACGGTCTGCTCGACGAGGCCGGCGACACGGGCTTCGACGAGGAGTTCGCCAAGCTGGAGGAGATGCTGCGCTCCGGCGAGACCGGCCCCTCCGAGGACGACCAGGAGCGCGGCAAGGACGACGGCTCCCAGGACGGGACCGAGCTCTAG
- a CDS encoding YlbL family protein: protein MKLPPEPSAQSDPSEHEVGRAHDDGDRAAPRRLDTALWGAVPVVVLASLMVMDHVPFTDISLAVPYAAEGPGPMFDTLGEVEGEQVVSIDGADTDETAGELNMTTVSVRTNMSLAQAAARWVGTDDDLVPIEQVFPPNVSEEDVQKSNEAAFLMSESAATVAAMHYLGAEVKVVVAEVLEGSPAQGPLQADDVITHVDGREVDQPGQVQDLVRAKKPGEEVALTVDRGGHEEHVTVTLAESDEDPHVPQVGILMTSAPVEDIKVNYNLQDVGGPSAGMMFSLAVIDKLSPGELNGGRVVAGTGTIAESGEVGPIGGIVHKVEAAEENGVELFLAPSSNCAEAMSRDRGDLVVASVDTLEDAVTAMEDFTAGRDVKTCQP, encoded by the coding sequence GTGAAACTCCCGCCCGAACCCTCAGCGCAGTCCGACCCGTCCGAGCACGAGGTCGGCCGCGCACACGACGACGGGGACCGGGCAGCCCCGCGTCGCCTCGACACCGCGCTCTGGGGCGCCGTCCCGGTGGTGGTGCTCGCCTCCCTCATGGTCATGGACCACGTCCCCTTCACCGACATCTCGCTGGCGGTTCCCTACGCGGCGGAGGGTCCGGGCCCGATGTTCGACACCCTCGGCGAGGTCGAGGGGGAGCAGGTCGTGTCCATCGACGGTGCGGACACCGACGAGACCGCGGGCGAGCTCAACATGACCACCGTGTCCGTGCGAACGAACATGAGCTTGGCGCAGGCGGCGGCCCGCTGGGTGGGCACCGACGACGATCTCGTGCCCATCGAGCAGGTCTTCCCCCCGAACGTCTCCGAGGAGGACGTGCAGAAGTCCAACGAGGCGGCCTTCCTCATGTCGGAGTCCGCCGCGACCGTCGCTGCCATGCACTACCTGGGCGCCGAGGTCAAGGTCGTGGTGGCGGAGGTGCTGGAGGGCTCCCCGGCGCAGGGCCCGCTGCAGGCCGACGACGTGATCACCCACGTCGACGGACGGGAGGTCGACCAGCCCGGACAGGTGCAGGACCTGGTCAGGGCGAAGAAGCCGGGCGAGGAGGTGGCCCTCACCGTGGACCGGGGCGGCCACGAGGAGCACGTCACCGTGACCCTGGCGGAGAGTGACGAGGATCCGCACGTGCCCCAGGTGGGCATCCTCATGACGTCCGCGCCCGTGGAGGACATCAAGGTCAACTACAACCTGCAGGATGTGGGTGGGCCGTCGGCGGGCATGATGTTCTCTCTCGCCGTGATCGACAAACTGTCCCCGGGGGAGCTCAACGGGGGCCGGGTCGTCGCCGGCACCGGCACCATCGCCGAGAGCGGGGAGGTCGGCCCGATCGGCGGCATCGTGCACAAGGTCGAGGCCGCGGAGGAGAACGGCGTGGAGCTGTTCCTGGCCCCCTCCTCGAACTGTGCGGAGGCGATGAGCAGGGATCGGGGCGATCTGGTGGTGGCGTCCGTCGATACGCTCGAAGATGCCGTCACCGCTATGGAGGACTTCACGGCGGGCCGGGACGTGAAGACCTGCCAGCCCTAG
- a CDS encoding PPA1309 family protein — translation MTATGYPQQALNAAMREAVDFVHAEGWDAEPTLFGLVPTELLVDQLDPDDATTPLTLVVQDNLPDNLPAGSEELVDYCSRIAWPAQIAGAVLAQEISFRDASEGDDAEPRPARLFSGVLREEGKELTLLQLRPTEEELSERGPFAEDEVELRGGPGVAPGVLAALRHGLEQDPDDLA, via the coding sequence ATGACTGCCACCGGATACCCACAACAGGCGTTGAACGCGGCGATGCGCGAGGCGGTGGACTTCGTCCACGCCGAGGGCTGGGACGCGGAACCGACGCTGTTCGGACTGGTCCCCACCGAGCTGCTCGTGGACCAGCTCGACCCGGATGACGCCACCACTCCCCTGACCCTGGTGGTGCAGGACAACCTCCCCGACAACCTCCCTGCCGGCAGCGAGGAACTGGTGGACTACTGCTCCCGCATCGCCTGGCCCGCGCAGATCGCCGGCGCGGTCCTTGCGCAGGAGATCTCGTTCCGCGATGCGTCGGAGGGTGACGACGCCGAGCCCCGCCCCGCCCGCCTGTTCTCCGGGGTGCTGCGCGAGGAGGGAAAGGAGCTCACGCTTCTGCAGCTGCGGCCGACGGAGGAGGAGCTCAGCGAGCGGGGGCCGTTCGCCGAGGACGAGGTGGAACTGCGCGGCGGGCCGGGTGTGGCCCCGGGGGTTCTCGCCGCCCTGCGCCATGGCCTGGAACAGGATCCGGATGACCTGGCGTAG
- a CDS encoding UPF0182 family protein: MSTGTSPYSPAPRRPSRALSWIVGLVAAILILLPMAVGFYTDWLWFGSLNFRGVFTVTYVTRILLFLVFGLVGAGITWAAGYFTWRGRPRDVDVFDINSPVAQYRENIERSVRALLLFLPVVVGLVSGFIGQATWRVVLLFLNRTEFGVADQQFGRDYGFYAFTMPFLQVISSTLGLLLIIAFLVALVGHYLLGGIRIGNRVAGVTGHVSNTARVQLAVTAGLWMLVQAFNYWLGRFGLLYTEHDIFTGGGFTDINAVLPARIILTVIAVVVAAAFFVSVIYKDLRVPAIAVVLMLVSAIAVGTVWPLVMEQFSVQPNRQAKENEYIGRNIESTRFAYGLTDEKVDFEENWGAGEVSDDAVGSDVNTISNIRLLDPDIISPTFTQMQQLRNFYGFPDTLSMDRYQIDGEMRDFVVAARELDPNALQENQEEWINRHTVYTHGNGFVAAQANTVDEAPQEAGSTRGGFPVFTVSDLQSNAIAEASEQAEELGIVADQPRIYYGPVIASADDGVDYAIVGDNGQGPVEYDTDNTQFTYDGEGGVEIGNWVNRAAYAVKNRELNLILSDRVGPSSKILYDRDPAERVEAVAPWLTTDSEVYPAVVDGRIKWIVDGYTTLSQLPYSEQTSLTESTQDTLNPDGTTNLINEEVGYIRNSVKATVDAYDGSVELYEFDTEDPVLQAWRGVFPDTVKPESEIPDTLREHFRYPMDMFKVQRELLARYHVNDPGVFFNNDAFWSVPGDPTASGANETLNQPPYYVMAADPQNPDEATFQLLTPYRGLQREFLAAHMTVSSDPENYGKITVRVLPTTTQTQGPRQAQDAMMSSDQVARDRTLWEGTNTLYNGNLLALPLGDGEVLYVEPIYSQRSNQDSAFPKLLRMLVSYKGRVGYAPTIAQALEQVGISSEAAQEVVGEASTASDGEAAAQAEGDSAEATPAPSAPAGGSGSEGEAIERINDALKKLDESKGGSFEEYGAALDEVDKAVAAYQEMQR; this comes from the coding sequence TTGTCGACCGGAACTTCCCCCTATTCCCCGGCGCCCAGGCGCCCGTCGCGCGCCCTGAGCTGGATCGTGGGCCTCGTCGCCGCGATCCTCATCCTGCTGCCGATGGCGGTGGGTTTCTACACCGACTGGCTGTGGTTCGGATCCCTGAATTTCCGGGGTGTCTTCACCGTCACCTACGTCACCCGCATTCTCCTCTTCCTCGTCTTCGGGCTTGTCGGGGCGGGAATCACCTGGGCGGCGGGATACTTCACCTGGCGGGGCCGCCCGCGCGACGTCGACGTCTTTGACATCAACTCGCCCGTCGCCCAGTACCGCGAGAACATCGAACGTTCGGTCCGCGCGCTGCTGCTGTTTCTCCCCGTTGTCGTCGGCCTGGTGTCCGGGTTCATCGGGCAGGCCACCTGGCGGGTGGTCCTGCTGTTCCTCAACCGCACCGAGTTCGGCGTAGCCGACCAGCAGTTCGGGCGCGACTACGGCTTCTACGCCTTCACCATGCCGTTCCTCCAGGTGATCTCCAGCACGCTCGGCCTGCTGCTCATCATTGCCTTCCTCGTGGCGCTGGTCGGGCACTATCTGCTCGGTGGTATCCGGATCGGCAACCGTGTCGCCGGAGTCACGGGTCACGTGTCCAACACCGCACGGGTCCAGCTCGCCGTCACCGCCGGTCTGTGGATGCTGGTCCAAGCCTTCAACTACTGGCTGGGCCGCTTCGGTCTGCTCTACACCGAGCACGACATCTTCACCGGTGGCGGCTTCACCGACATCAACGCGGTCCTGCCCGCGCGCATCATCCTCACGGTTATCGCTGTGGTGGTCGCGGCGGCGTTCTTCGTCTCCGTGATCTACAAGGACCTGCGTGTCCCGGCCATCGCCGTGGTTCTCATGCTCGTCTCCGCCATTGCCGTCGGCACGGTCTGGCCGCTCGTCATGGAGCAGTTCTCCGTGCAGCCGAACCGTCAGGCCAAGGAGAACGAGTACATCGGCCGCAACATCGAGTCGACCCGCTTCGCCTACGGGCTCACTGACGAGAAGGTGGACTTCGAGGAGAACTGGGGTGCGGGTGAGGTTTCCGACGACGCCGTGGGTTCCGACGTGAACACCATCTCGAACATCCGACTGCTCGACCCGGACATCATCTCCCCGACGTTCACGCAGATGCAGCAGCTGCGCAACTTCTACGGGTTCCCCGACACGCTGAGCATGGACCGCTACCAGATCGACGGCGAAATGCGTGACTTCGTCGTCGCCGCCCGCGAACTGGATCCCAACGCCCTGCAGGAGAACCAGGAGGAGTGGATCAACCGGCACACGGTCTACACCCACGGCAACGGCTTCGTCGCCGCCCAGGCCAACACCGTGGACGAGGCACCGCAGGAGGCCGGCTCCACGCGCGGCGGCTTCCCCGTGTTCACCGTCTCCGACCTCCAGAGCAACGCCATCGCCGAGGCCAGCGAGCAGGCCGAGGAGCTGGGCATCGTCGCCGACCAGCCGCGCATCTACTACGGACCCGTCATTGCTTCGGCTGACGACGGCGTGGACTACGCCATCGTCGGTGACAACGGTCAGGGCCCGGTCGAATACGACACGGACAACACCCAGTTCACCTACGACGGCGAGGGAGGCGTGGAGATCGGCAACTGGGTCAACCGCGCCGCCTACGCCGTGAAGAACCGTGAGCTCAACCTCATCCTCTCCGACCGGGTGGGCCCCAGCTCGAAGATCCTCTACGACCGCGACCCCGCCGAGCGGGTCGAGGCGGTCGCCCCGTGGCTGACCACCGACTCCGAGGTGTACCCCGCGGTCGTCGACGGCCGCATCAAGTGGATCGTCGACGGCTACACCACCCTCAGCCAGCTGCCCTACAGCGAGCAGACCTCGCTCACGGAATCGACGCAGGACACCCTGAACCCCGACGGCACCACCAACCTCATCAACGAGGAGGTCGGTTACATCCGCAACTCGGTCAAGGCTACGGTCGACGCCTACGACGGCAGCGTGGAGCTCTACGAGTTCGACACCGAGGATCCCGTCCTCCAGGCATGGCGGGGAGTTTTCCCGGACACGGTCAAGCCGGAGAGTGAGATCCCCGATACTCTCCGCGAGCACTTCCGCTACCCCATGGACATGTTCAAGGTGCAGCGCGAACTGCTGGCCCGCTACCACGTCAACGACCCGGGCGTCTTCTTCAACAACGACGCCTTCTGGTCCGTGCCCGGCGACCCGACCGCCAGCGGCGCGAACGAGACCCTCAACCAGCCGCCGTACTACGTCATGGCCGCCGACCCGCAGAACCCGGACGAGGCGACCTTCCAGCTGCTCACCCCGTACCGCGGGCTTCAGCGTGAGTTCCTGGCCGCGCACATGACGGTCAGCTCTGATCCGGAGAACTACGGCAAGATCACCGTCCGGGTGCTGCCCACCACCACGCAGACCCAGGGTCCGCGCCAGGCGCAGGACGCCATGATGTCCTCGGACCAGGTCGCCCGGGACCGGACGCTGTGGGAGGGCACCAACACCCTGTACAACGGCAACCTGCTGGCGCTCCCGCTCGGAGACGGCGAGGTGCTCTACGTGGAGCCGATCTATTCCCAGCGTTCGAACCAGGACTCGGCTTTCCCCAAGCTGCTGCGCATGCTCGTGTCCTATAAGGGCCGGGTGGGCTATGCGCCGACCATCGCCCAGGCACTCGAGCAGGTGGGCATCAGCTCGGAAGCCGCCCAGGAAGTGGTGGGGGAGGCCTCCACCGCCTCAGACGGAGAGGCCGCGGCGCAGGCTGAGGGCGACTCCGCGGAGGCGACTCCGGCGCCGTCCGCTCCCGCGGGTGGCTCAGGCAGCGAGGGAGAGGCGATCGAGCGCATCAACGACGCGCTGAAGAAACTCGACGAGTCCAAGGGCGGCTCCTTCGAGGAGTACGGCGCGGCGCTCGACGAGGTGGACAAGGCCGTGGCCGCGTACCAGGAAATGCAGCGCTGA